Genomic segment of Arachis stenosperma cultivar V10309 chromosome 4, arast.V10309.gnm1.PFL2, whole genome shotgun sequence:
TTCTTCCAGTTTGCCCTGATTGATTGTATCCCCAAACATATATGGCACTCTTCCTTGCAACATTCACAGGTTTAATGGTGCCAAAGATATTATCAACATCCATAGCTTGGTCTCCTTATAGATCCTAACAATACAAAATGAAGATAACATTTCcatcaataatcataaattGCAATCAATTAGTATAAATACACTTACTGTATGCTGAAATTAAGTAATTTTGACAGGTCTTTTGCGGCGAAATAAAAAAAGCCGGTTATATACCGAAAATTAACCTTTTCTAAACATGTCTTTGCATAGACACCAGAAATAAAGGTTGTAACACATGATAGATTCAATGCTTAAATTAAAGCAACACACAAGCTAGGCCAATGCTGAAATTATATCCCAAATTTCATTCTTCATTACCTATCAGTTAAATTTATGTAAACATTGACCAAAAAAACAAAATTCTGCTTCAATTATTACGCATCATAAAAACACAAGCACTGGtgcccaaaaaaaaaaacattttttttccaTGGAATTTCATGATTAAGTAAAAAATACGAAACCAGCTATGAAGTAAAGCTATTGGGACGAAGAAAGTTGAAGTTTTGGGAAATGGGGGTGAGTCATAATATCAAAGATCATTGCTTTACATCGAAGCTTAGtttgagaaagagagagaagcaTAATAACATACCTTGAACGAATGAGAATGAGAACGAGAAGAAGAGTTGAATGGAAAGGAAGGAAGAAAATGAATTTAGAATTTGAAAGAATTAATGGGAAGAGAGGTTGTAGCGTAAACAAGTGTCGCAAGTTTGGGAGGAAAAATGGAATGGTTTTCCGGTTATTGATCAAAACCTCTCAGAACAAAAGCCTCAGGAATATAAGAATTTTCTAGATtacataatttatattatatattattatttctattttactctctttttaaaaagatattttttattttgcccTTTTTGTCAAGGAACTAAGGAAGCATGTGAATGGTGAAATAAAATGCATGCATCCAtttcataattatatattcATTTGGTAATGGATGCATCCATTtctgatttttcccctttttgttTGCTTATATCACAAGATTTCTTTCCCTACTTTCCCTTACACTATGTTTGTTTCAAAAGAatatagagaaaaaaatatagaaaaaaaaaatgggtgaaaaattaaattttttattgtttgatttatagaaaaaaataaagaaaataaaaatagagtgAATCCactaaaaacttttttttttcaactgtGAGATGAAAATCAGCGAAGAAGGAAGAAATAATGATATAATTACGAATTTACCctctttttaataaaaaaattaaatttttttatttcacttctttttaaatttaaaaaccATCTCTTGTATTTTTTCCATCTAAACTTCATCCTTtctttaaatataaataaaaagattaataATGTAACTtatgaataatttttattaattttttattataaaattatttatttgtatatatttaaaaaataataataatttttttgtttaccatatttaaaaagaaaatagaagagaataatctaaaaaaatgttgttattaacaaaaaatactatgttaaaatcttaaaatataatttgaatgattttttattaaaaaaataactgaatatattaataaattataaattatatatagtataaataagattattaaaataattttactctgatataattttttttcttcttatttttttatccaaacaaaaaaaaattcttcttattttttttctatttattttttcttcattcaaataacaaacaaaaaaaatcaactttttcttttattttctttcttctcatttttcttcctcttattTTCTATCCTACATCCAAACAATGCCTTAAAATTCTACTGCTAAGATTCTTCCACATTAGTGGTTAATTAATCAAAACGAGGATATAATTTATCTTAATTAATAGTAGATATTTGgattattttatgttattattaacaataaaaatattatatacataaaaaagattaattatcaaattaatttttatatatttattatttaacttatttttaatatatattttattatttttaatcgataattaatttttaatatgcaATTATCTTGATTTACTTGACAAAAAGAAAAACTTTTAAGTCACAACTCACAATTCAATAATTTTTCATCATCCAATGACTAAAAAAAACTTCAAGTTCTACAAAtgtcatttattttttaaaatagtcaaTTGTCAATACATACTATTTTTATCagctaaatattttttttttcttaaaaactactttcttcttttttggtTGAGATATTTGTGTGGTGGTAGCCGGTAGGTGAAGAAGTCAACCTCAAACGACGACTTTACAGCACCTTCGGAAAAGTCATGAATAAAAAGGACAACATAAAATGCACGTTAACATAAAATAAGAATTCACGTTAATATATTTAACTGTCATCAAAATCAAGCTGAAgcaaaatttcaaattcaattccaATTCCAATATCTCTCTGAATCCTGGCAAAAGTTTTAAACTTTGGAGCTGCTTCTCCCTCTCTAAGCTTTAGAACACTCCTACTCCTACCCTTCAAGGTATTCTTTCATTTATTTCAAGTGGGTTTTTCATTTTGATCATTTGCATCATAATTCTGTTATGTTTAAGCCCAAAggtccttctttttttttttttttctgtattgAATCGTGTTCTGTTGTTTGTGAATCATTCGAATCATGAAATTCGTTTGGGGCACTTCTTGGTGATATTCGCCGGAATAAAAAGAATACATAGCAAGcaaatattatcattttttacTAACATTTTGCCAGCAATAATTTGCACTTGTTTACAGAAATTTCGCACAGAAAAACatataatttatacttatatttgcCAAAATTTGCACATATAAATCATTTTTCAGAGTTGAACACAtgaattagtaaaatttattttgttaaagaCAATTTAGTATTTGTGATAGTTAAATGATGGTCAAAAGTACTAAAATTTACTTGCCCCCAAAAGTTTCTCGAATAGAAATTCAGGGTTAGATAAATCAGAGAGTGATTTCAACTCTATGGAagtcaaaatttgattttgatgtaGCTTAGCTGCTTTTTATTCTATATACTTTGGTTATATGCAAATTAGTGATTTATTTAACAAAATAGTTGGGGAATTCTATTGTAAGATCCAAACTGTTCAAAGGGGCTATGGATGAAATAGTAGAAACGTTCTTTGAATACCTAACTTATTATCCTTAGATTATGATGTGGTCACATTCTAATCCCCAAAAACTTAATGCAGAACTGCAGATACAGTAGGATCATGGCTGCAGCGCATAGCAGCAATGCTGAAAATAAGATAGTGAGAGTTGACATTAGCTCTGATACTGTATGCCCATGGTGCTTTGTTGGCAAAAAGAATCTAGACAAAGCCATTGCCGCATCTAACGAGAAATACAACTTTGAGGTATAAGACTCTACCTCTGCGTGCGTGCGCGCGAGCGTGTCTGGTGCATGCTTGTATCAAGGGAATGTCTTTGGTTTGTCTTTGTTAGTTTATTGTTTTTCACACTTTTACTGGATGTGCAGCTAAGATGGCATCCCTTTCAACTTGATTCTAATGCCCCTAAAGAAGGCATTGACAAGAAGGAGTATTACATAAGAAAGTTCGGATCACGATCTGAACAGATGGCGGCACGGATGTCAGAGGTTTTTACTTTGTTAATCACCCTTTGAACCGAATTTCTTATAATTGTTCAAATTGTTTATAATTCATCTGATCATAAAGTTTTTGATAAGAAAACCATTGTGCCAATTTCGGTATTTGGCAGGTCTTCAGGAATGTTGGTCTAGAATATAGCATGTCTGGACTCACGTAAGATTAAGATACAATGCATCAATGGATAAAATACAAGAGCTGACTCTTTCTCTTTCGCCATTAGCATTAGATAAGATGCGAGAATCAAATCAAACGGGTCTCACCCCTCATTCAATGGTGAAGGGGATTGAGTCAGCTCAAAGTACAAAGAAGAATAAGTATATGTAACATTCTTAATTCATCAGTGAGGTTTAAGAACTAGTAACATTGTCATAACTTTTCACAGGGGAAGCACTATGGACAGCCACAGGCTTATATATTTTGCAGGACAACAGGGTCTTGACAAGCAACATGCTCTTGTGGAAGAACTTTGCCTTGGCTATTTCACTAAAGGAAAATACATTGGTGACCAGTAAGTGTATTTTTGTTGTGAGATCAATTAAGTCACAAAAGTTAATGTTGGATAGTATGTGTTTATGTGTTGATCTATTTTGTTGGAAGCTCAATTCACATAAGCTAATGGAACTTTTTCTATATAGCTTAAGCCATTGTAGATTCCTTAAGAACTAGTACTGCTTCAAAGGGTTGTCCATCAGTATGAATACCCTTAACACTATATGGATGCAGGAACTTTCTTCTGGAATGTGctgcaaaggttggtgtagaagGTGCAGAAGACTTTCTTAAGAACCCCAACAATGGATTGAAGGAGGTAACCTTTCTATAATCAAACTCACTCATGCTTGATTTAGATTCAGGGTATTGCCAAAATATATTCCATTTATGATACTTCGGTTATTAGGTGTTCGAGGTTCTAACTTCCAAATGCTTAATGTGCCTTGTTTTTGTTAAAACATTAAAAAACTTAAGGCCTTGTTCCAGTTTTCATTTTCATTGTATTatgtttttaggattttatgaaaaagaaaaaaatagtgaAAACCATGAATATGATACTATTATGTTTTTTGTTTCCATTTTTTTCCTTCGCAAGTTCCTAAAATGGGACACAGAAACCAAACACACCCTTAAGTCTTGCAACTGTTTTAGATTGCACATTCTTGTAGTTTTCATGAACGACTTTGCAAATTAAACAAGATTTCTTGGCAACTGATCTTGCTTTCTATTCCATGTCTCTACATAGGTTGAGGATGAACTCAGAACATATTCAAGTAACATTGGAGGAGTTCCATATTATGTGGTGAGTGTATAGAAATCCAAGTCAGTTTGTTAAGATTACAAAGGGTCATCACTCATCATTCTCATCGTCGCCACTTTCTAGCAAATTGACTCATTTGAATCATATTTTGCAGATTAATGGGAATCACAAGCTGAGTGGTGCTCAACCCCCTGAGGTCTTTCTGAGAGCTTTTGAAGTTGCTACAAGTTAAACTTCTCAGTTATGAACTTTCCCATTTTGTCATACACAACCTTGTTCTTGCAAATAATACGTTGGTCTTTGACACGCGATATACTCCACTGTACCAAATATGAAAACATTCCATCTTATATCTTCTCCATTGTAAATCATTCCTTACAAGTTACAACTATTAATAATAAAGTGAATGATCATGTCTATGCTGGTATGTAATTGAATGCACACTATACTTGTGAGTTGTGTCCTACACCAAAAGTTGTCACTAACATGTTTGGTTTTATTGCTTAAATTTTACATTAACTTTTCAGTCAAGAAGTTTCCCCTGCAGCATTTTGATGATGCAGTACCTTTTTTACTACAAAAAGGTGTCATTTAAACTCGTCTTCTTTTAAATGACAGGGTTTTTTACCATCTGAATTAAACACATATAAGCTAATGGTTATTGACATTTTTAAGTTATGGTTGAATTCATTCAATTTACAACTAATGATGTTCTGAGTTCTTAACCTTAAAATAAAAAGGTACAGTTACTAAGAAATACTGCAGTTTTCATTCAATTTACAAAAAACAAAGGATATGTTTAAGTAAGGCACTTCATTAAGGTTACATTGTCCTTGGCTAGAGTTGTTTCCCACTTTGTCTTTGCATAATATGTATCTAACTTGGGTGCACATGTTTTCATCTTTGCTTATATTGCATGTATAACAACTATACAAGTATTTGAAGAATATGATTATTGCTCCTTTGGTTTGTAATTTGGAAGGCACAAATGTGCAACGTAATTGAAAAGTAAGCTATTAATTCGTTGTTTAAGAAAATATTTGAACTGAAAGTCTGAAACTACTGGCAACTgaagtttgtttatttgaaatttctttcttttgggggggggggggggggggacaGGATTGAAATTTCTATTAAGAAAGCATTAGCTTCTAGGAAGCACCGATACGACACGCAATATGGACACGACACGGATATGCCGACAtgttcttttataaaaaaattggataGACACGTTTAGGATACGttgtgaattaaaatttaaataatatattaaattaataaaatatcatattGTAAATATAGTTGCATAAAAAAGTCTTAAAATTatgcaattattaaaaaaaataaaaaactttaatCTACTCTTGTCATCTCGCTAGTAGAAAATGTATCAATTTCTTTTTCTCCAAGTCCATCATCCGCAAACACCAGCTTCAGATAACCAAGAACGGCTAAGCTAATGAGTAAGTAAGTCACTAAAAACAAACGGTAAGTAGATTTAggttttgatttattaattattttatttttaaatttaaattttgatttgtttttattttaaaatattttaaaattaaaaaaaaaatcagttaATCGAAccataaaatcacaaaatcgATTGCAAATTTGTAGCCCAGCAAAAAGATTCGTCTCATGAATATCTGAatgagcaatgctagggggccagcaatttttgtgattgttagccatcaactagccatcaatgatgatttgatggtgtgagattggtgtgaaatttcatccaatggctcaccttcctctgctggttacatgctggccaaaattcaataaaactgctgcCCCCTAGACTTTTTCTATCTGAATTGGGTCGGACTCATTCGGATTCGTGACCGTTTCACCAAAATTCTGCACCGCAAGAAGACACGTCGCCGATACGCTCGTTTGATGTATCCACCGCATGTCGGCGTCGGATTCGAGTCTGACACGGATACGCTGGCACCATGAGCGAATCCGTGCTTTATAGATTAGCTTACATGATCATGCACTTTTGCtttcaaatttgttttaattGATCCAAACCAAGTAGCAGTTGTTACTAGTTTAATTTACTCATTTCGCCAAAGGTAAAAAATGGGTAGAAGTTTTATGGATAAACTCCATGTATAGCCAGCAAACTTATCCCTAAAATTTGCAGAGTTCATTTTATCTGCAAAATGCATCATTGGTCAAATGTAAAATTGTAAGAGCACTAGGatcaaagaaaaagagaagaaaaaaattcttGAAAGGAAAAACTGTTGAAACCATGAGAAAGTTTCCATCTAAAATTGCCTTATCCTTTTTCCTCATAATAAGTTTTGGCAATAGAAACATGGATGATATTGAACTCAATAATGGTTAAGCAAACTCGTATATATACTTATGTACATGACAAGgcttaatctgaagtattcacaATGTCTATAATTTGTATTTGTATCTTTGCTTTCCTTTGTTGCTGGCTTCATCTACGACACAAAACTTTTAACTCAAGATTACGTCGTTTCATCAAATACCATCACCTACACATGTcaacagaaacaaataaaaagtaaaaCAGACAACTATCATAATTCATTGAACTCCAATTTCAACTGTaaaataaatatgattaaaCTCCAAGATATCATTTATTGTGGTATAGTTTTAAATGATTGtgtgtaaattgcaagaaattattAGCACCAAGCTGCTCAAAAGCACAAGCATGCAATATCACACACAAAACACAATGTAAATGCAAACTGGGTGGAAGTCAAGTCAGAGAGAGCTTACAGGCACTCAGTTCTGAATGCTTCAACCTACCTCGAATTTCAACTCTCACAAACCACTCCAACAGAATAatacttttaataataataaatgtttagcaaatctaaaaattgaaaaaatttaagcAATTTCCATGGAGAAAAATATTACAAGATCTAGAGGATAAGGCCACTAGAGGCCAAAGAGAGGCCATACTAAAAAGGGTTGATCACACGGAGGATAGTATACACAGAGGTACAGGAAGAACAAACAAATTCAAGTAGAATGAAGACCTTGGTCGAAATGGACTTTCTGGAATTTTGGATATTGATAGAACACAATGACATTACTTGGTTCATGTAATTAATCCAATCTAAACAAGAAATACCATCAGTTGTAGTAGTTATTATTTATCAATCCTggtgaaaataattttttaccaCAAATGTTTGACAGTGTAGAAGTATAGCTGTGGACTTATTAACAGCCAAACTGAGTTTCACTTTCACTCTTTGCTTGAAAAAAAGCAAACTGTAAGGCACTGGAACCTACtatcatttattatttatatactctAGTTTTTATACCTTACCGTATATTGTACATGCATGGCACAGATACCAACTACCGACCTAGTATTCTCAACAAGAAAGCTTCGTAGTTCATAGCCAGATGTTTGCTATGCTACCATGCCAATCACTTATGTGAATCCAAGCTTTGCACTTGTACAGATCTCAAACTGAAATCTTCAAACCAAGTGGTGACATGTCAACATGACATGACAGCACACCAAGCCATTGGGAATAGTAGATTGGACATGTTTCCCAATCTGTAACGAACTGGTTGGTTCATACCACTTCACAGCGCAATACAGTTTAAGTAAAGAAACAAACCAGAGACTGGTTTCCAGTAAAGCAGACTGGTTAAGTCCCACTCTCGTCCCTCTGATTTTGATGTGGTCTACACACCAACTGCTGATGAGCTAATATccatttcaaacaaaaaaaaattagttaagcGCTAACTGAAACTATTACCTTTCCACAAACTGGACAGGTGTCACTTCTCTCCATCCACTCATAAATGCAACcaagatgaaaatgatgagagCATTTTGTCACTATCTtcggattctcttcagtatatTCTGCATGATAAAGAAGATTTCAGAAATATAAGAATCTATAGAAGGTCATAGCCTCTTAATAAGGTGTTTCCGGGCATTAACAAACTTTTGTCTGTagattagaatttttataaGCACTACAAATAATCATAATtcagaatttaaaatttgatctCCTAGGTTCCTGTGCTAAGCTTATATTCTGATTTTATAAGGCAAAGTTGCATTATATGTAAATTTCTGAGTTTCTATTTTTGAGATAAACTCATTAAAGGGcactgaaaaagaaaaatgagggAAATAATATAAGATGCAATCTCGAGACATCATCTACTAGAAGTAtgccaaataaataaatacttcCACACTTCTTGGTATGAGTCAAGGCACATGCCGAATAAGTCTCATCATCACGAGATCTTCCAGTTAAGATATGATTATAAGTTTCAAACATATACCTTCAAGACAAGTTGGACAGCAATCCTCCTCTTCTGAGGACGAATAGACAAGTCCAACTCCACTGGTAGGTTTTGCTGATGAAAGCCTTATTAAAGACTTAGAATGGTATTCTTTGGATCCATCTTCACTGGCACGTTCATGCCACTTGTTGCTTGAAGTTAAAGATTGTTGGTCATCCTCATCTAGATCACTTCTTAGAGGTTCTGCCTCATCATTCACATGACTTGAACCCTTCTCACGTCGTGAAACTAGTCTATCATGCTGAGAGCGGAAATGCCTTGGGTCTGCATCATAAGGCATTGGCCTTGGAGGAGAGCGGTACATGTCAGATAGAGAATTATCAAGTGATGCTGTGGTAGTCATAGATGCTGCCCCCTGTATAGATGAAGGAATTGCCTGCATTTCCCCTCTACGGAATATTGATGCATACTGAAATTTGAGGTAGATAAGAAAAATGTTATAGTATATTATGGAGTACAGGTCTCATCAATTTCAAAGATAAATTATCCTGAAAAATGGATTTAGTACTGAATATTCTTCATATCTCACTAGTGCATATTAATGTGAATGTCAACCAATACAATCAATTTACTGCAGAGCAACTTAATACATTATTTCAAGAGTGGTGCTACTAAAAACTAGAACATTAAAGAGGAAAACTTAAGCAATCTCTCCAAGTTTAGGTATAACTTTGACTAACATTACAAGGAAGCAGTAGAGACAATGCAAATGTACAAAAGAGGAGATTTGATTCTGAGACATACCGCATTCAAAAAGTTCTGTAAGACGGAACTGAGGCACCCACAGTTCCTATATACAGGACTATTTGGATTCATATAATCTTCAAAATCATTAACACTCAAACAACAACAAACAGAACCCATTATTCCAGTCTCAATAGTCAatatctttttctctcttttaacTTGAAATTTCCTCCAAATTATCAATTGAAACAAGGTCACCAAACACTGATGCTGCTACACGCACCCCTTGAGGAAAGGAGCCTCCAACAGCAACAGCTATGAATTCACAAATAAATACACAAAGGAGAGAGGATTCTAAGCTCGCAGAAGTCCAAATGCCTCCGCAAACCAGTACCCTCCCTCTTCTGTTAAGACGATCTACAATATGGATAAGCAAACTCTCCTTCTCTTGATCACCTGTAGAATAAACCaaaaaattgcataaaaatcactggaacagaaaggaaataaagGGAATGCTGTAGTATAAGTTGTCATTCATGCAATTTGACCAATCAAAATAACCGAGATTATGAGCAATGCAGCTAATCCACATGCTCCAAATCCAAAGCAGCAATAAACTAAATTCAATGGTTCAAAACAGCATAAAAAAAAGTCATGTTCCctttgataaaataaaactggaagaaagaaaaattacaTACAATGAAcacttaaaaagaaaaactcTAATTTTGTATATAATGTTCCTTCAAACAATGGAAAAAATTCTGTTCTTTACTTCAGTGTTAGGCTATGCTAGAACATCAACCAACAAAAATTAACGATCATAGCTTTCCTTTCAGCTGGAAAATCATAATCATAACAGATTAACATAATACAATACAACCAAACCAAGCACACCATGACTTTTTTTTAATCCTTAATTagaatcataaaaaaaataagaaaacaaataaatagcACGCAATTCATCCATGCAAAATCCTCAATTTTCTACCAAAcaggaaaagagaaaaaaatctATTCAACCCGGAAAAAAATAAACACCGGAAATTGATGAGAAAACGGAATATCCAGAGCGAAATCTGGGTGATCAAGGGGAGTATACGAAGTTGGTGAGGGAGGAAAAGGACAAACATGGAATTTTTGAAGGGAGAAAAAGTACCtcagagaaaaaaaagagaattttttgaatgatgatgatgaattgatgatgatgttgctgttgttgtttGGAGAAGACaatgagagaaagagagaatgtggaatttagagagagagagagagagagagattaaTGTTTAGTTTTGGTAATTCTAAAAAGGGAGTATTAGATTTAATTTAACGAACTAATTAACCTATTTTATGATTtcgattttttatttatctttatatgaGTATCATTATATGAATGAATTTCGCCAAATCCTTGTAAAAAATAGAAATCAACTAAAATctcgctataaccaactgaaaAGAAAAATTCTCTTAAAAAAATGCTAAAATCATGTTTATGTTATCCGTATTATAATAACTTATCCAATTTTCAAATCAAACAAAAATATGTGAATCTTTTTAAGATTCAtatgtgtttttaaattttaaattactttctttttattaaaagaTATCAAGTACTACTACCTTAAAAATAGTTATACCAATttataagaatttaaaaagcTCTCATTGTTTTgaaaatattattgttatattttgttaaacacTTATTGGATAATTTATTAGAAATTATAGAGaacaataatatattttatattttattttcttaagatattctcattttaataattttaatttgatatttaaaGTTATATTTGTATCTcaatttattcttaaaatttttaatttacttaatttgatcttttaataatctttaattttattttttttatagaattatTAATGACATGCTGATATAAATTGAGGGTGTTATACTAGACTTTTTAACTGCTATTTGATGTGATAATAAATTTGTTTTTACTTGATTTTTTCTTTACAAAATctttaaaatctaatttaaatattaactcaattcattatttatcaatatcttcatttaaaaacaaaaaa
This window contains:
- the LOC130973243 gene encoding uncharacterized protein LOC130973243 — its product is MAAAHSSNAENKIVRVDISSDTVCPWCFVGKKNLDKAIAASNEKYNFELRWHPFQLDSNAPKEGIDKKEYYIRKFGSRSEQMAARMSEVFRNVGLEYSMSGLTGSTMDSHRLIYFAGQQGLDKQHALVEELCLGYFTKGKYIGDQNFLLECAAKVGVEGAEDFLKNPNNGLKEVEDELRTYSSNIGGVPYYVINGNHKLSGAQPPEVFLRAFEVATS
- the LOC130976365 gene encoding E3 ubiquitin-protein ligase At3g02290-like yields the protein MGSVCCCLSVNDFEDYMNPNSPVYRNCGCLSSVLQNFLNAYASIFRRGEMQAIPSSIQGAASMTTTASLDNSLSDMYRSPPRPMPYDADPRHFRSQHDRLVSRREKGSSHVNDEAEPLRSDLDEDDQQSLTSSNKWHERASEDGSKEYHSKSLIRLSSAKPTSGVGLVYSSSEEEDCCPTCLEEYTEENPKIVTKCSHHFHLGCIYEWMERSDTCPVCGKVMVFDETT